In Candidatus Bathyarchaeia archaeon, one DNA window encodes the following:
- a CDS encoding pyridoxal phosphate-dependent aminotransferase: MAKEIPDVINLSVGEPDFSPPSHVLEGGLKAVMQGKTHYTPTNGIPELREALARKAYRDYGLRYDPNSEILVTVGGTEAIALAILALVNPEDEVLIPDPGFVCYSPNVLLAGGLPVSVPLLEQNGFKPSIDTVISLITGKSRVMIINSPNNPTGTVLSYDDLAALARIAVERDLIVISDEVYENIVYDDAKHYCLASFPGMRERTLVINSFSKTYAMTGLRVGYVYGPRELVYPLWLVHQYFVACVDTFAQYAALAALEGPQDFVKEMVREFDRRRRFVYKRLNEIEGFSCNLPKGAFYVFPNIKRFQRSSEEFSQMLLKEARVATVPGSAFGSYGEGYIRLSYAASYEQLEEAMNRIEKVVKQLKV, encoded by the coding sequence TTGGCGAAAGAAATTCCAGACGTTATTAATTTAAGCGTTGGAGAACCTGACTTTTCTCCTCCAAGTCATGTTTTGGAGGGCGGTTTAAAGGCGGTTATGCAGGGCAAGACCCACTATACTCCAACTAATGGTATTCCAGAACTTAGGGAAGCGCTTGCTAGAAAAGCATACAGAGACTATGGCCTCAGATACGACCCGAATTCTGAGATTCTGGTCACGGTTGGCGGGACTGAAGCTATTGCCCTTGCTATTCTTGCTCTAGTAAATCCTGAGGATGAGGTTTTAATTCCAGATCCTGGCTTTGTCTGTTACTCTCCCAATGTTCTATTGGCTGGAGGCCTTCCTGTTTCCGTTCCCCTCTTAGAGCAAAACGGGTTTAAACCTTCCATTGATACTGTGATATCACTCATCACGGGTAAGTCACGTGTGATGATAATCAACTCACCGAACAATCCCACCGGCACGGTCTTGTCGTATGATGATTTGGCGGCTCTTGCAAGAATTGCTGTTGAACGTGATTTAATTGTGATTTCCGATGAAGTTTATGAGAACATAGTGTATGATGATGCAAAGCATTATTGTTTGGCGTCTTTTCCCGGAATGCGGGAACGCACTTTAGTCATCAACTCATTTTCGAAAACATATGCTATGACGGGGCTTAGAGTTGGGTATGTTTACGGGCCTAGGGAGTTAGTGTACCCCCTTTGGCTTGTTCATCAATACTTTGTTGCGTGTGTAGACACCTTTGCGCAATATGCTGCTTTGGCGGCGCTGGAGGGGCCGCAAGACTTTGTTAAAGAGATGGTTAGAGAGTTTGATCGGCGGAGACGCTTTGTTTACAAGAGGTTAAACGAAATTGAAGGCTTTTCCTGCAATCTCCCTAAAGGTGCCTTCTACGTTTTCCCAAACATTAAAAGGTTCCAGAGATCCTCTGAGGAGTTTTCTCAAATGCTTTTGAAGGAGGCTCGCGTGGCAACAGTTCCAGGATCGGCGTTTGGCTCTTATGGCGAGGGCTACATTAGACTTTCTTATGCTGCCTCTTACGAGCAATTGGAGGAGGCGATGAATCGCATCGAAAAGGTGGTCAAGCAGCTTAAAGTTTAG
- a CDS encoding NAD+ synthase — MRLTPQVLDLNWEEVKNKISRFIRDYVEKTGVKGVVLGLSGGVDSSTAAALSAIAIGGNKVLGLMLPERETYNPKDLEHAKLVAEKFGIKTELIDITPTLEALQKTIPAFDPEDKLCKGNLKARTRMLYLYYYANKFNLIVCGSSDKSETMIGYFTKWGDIAADIAPLMDLYKTQVRKLAKHIGIPEDIANKPATPMLWPGQTAEEEIGVKYELLDLILYGLEHFMKVEEIAEQLNIKRELVEKIEKRWRAMEHKRRMPLTTKIQYRTVGFDFRLPHTQS, encoded by the coding sequence TTGAGGCTCACCCCACAAGTTCTGGACTTAAACTGGGAAGAAGTGAAAAATAAGATATCCCGCTTTATAAGGGACTACGTAGAAAAAACAGGGGTAAAGGGAGTAGTTCTCGGCCTTTCTGGAGGTGTTGACAGCAGCACCGCAGCGGCGTTATCAGCAATAGCTATCGGAGGAAACAAGGTTTTAGGGCTGATGCTTCCAGAAAGGGAAACCTACAATCCAAAGGATTTAGAGCACGCAAAGCTTGTTGCAGAAAAATTCGGTATAAAAACAGAACTCATCGACATTACACCAACTCTAGAAGCACTGCAAAAAACAATACCAGCCTTCGACCCAGAGGACAAACTTTGCAAGGGCAACTTGAAAGCCCGTACACGGATGCTTTACCTATATTACTATGCCAATAAATTCAACCTTATAGTATGTGGGAGCTCAGACAAATCTGAAACCATGATAGGATACTTCACCAAGTGGGGGGACATAGCAGCAGACATAGCACCCCTAATGGACCTTTACAAAACCCAAGTGCGCAAACTGGCAAAACACATTGGTATCCCAGAGGACATCGCAAACAAACCAGCAACACCAATGCTTTGGCCCGGACAAACAGCAGAGGAGGAAATAGGCGTAAAGTATGAATTGCTAGACCTTATTCTCTATGGACTTGAACATTTCATGAAAGTAGAGGAAATAGCGGAACAGCTCAACATAAAGCGGGAGCTTGTGGAAAAAATCGAAAAAAGATGGAGGGCCATGGAGCACAAGAGGAGAATGCCACTAACAACAAAAATCCAATATAGAACCGTTGGATTTGACTTCAGATTACCCCACACCCAATCATGA
- a CDS encoding MazG nucleotide pyrophosphohydrolase domain-containing protein codes for MHIREFQELMRRLYFHRDSQRGAEKTFEWLVEEVAELGEALKSEDRKALEAEFADVFAWLASLANITNVNLEEAAIGKYDGKCPKCAKIPCQCPF; via the coding sequence GTGCATATACGCGAGTTTCAGGAGTTAATGCGTCGGTTGTATTTTCATAGAGACTCGCAGAGGGGTGCTGAAAAGACGTTTGAGTGGCTTGTTGAAGAGGTTGCGGAGTTGGGTGAAGCCTTAAAATCTGAAGACAGAAAGGCTTTGGAAGCCGAGTTTGCGGACGTTTTCGCTTGGTTAGCTTCTCTGGCAAACATAACCAATGTAAATCTGGAGGAGGCAGCCATTGGCAAGTATGATGGTAAATGTCCAAAATGCGCCAAAATCCCGTGCCAATGCCCATTCTAA
- a CDS encoding preprotein translocase subunit Sec61beta, whose protein sequence is MSKKKKSESAPMPAASAGLLRFFEEETEGIKVRPELLVAAAIALIVICILARVFF, encoded by the coding sequence ATGAGCAAGAAGAAAAAGAGCGAATCCGCACCTATGCCCGCGGCAAGCGCTGGACTTTTAAGATTCTTTGAAGAGGAGACTGAAGGAATCAAGGTTAGACCTGAACTCCTCGTGGCCGCCGCCATCGCATTAATAGTTATCTGCATTTTAGCTCGCGTATTCTTCTGA
- a CDS encoding carbon-nitrogen hydrolase family protein, with protein MKQRFRVALAQINCQRGDKEANTQKIEEYTKRAKQQNADLVIFPELSLTGYMLGDELYKLAETIPGPSTNRIERIAQEQEAYIIFGMPELSEKTQATLYNTAVIVGPQGLIGRYRKMYLPTHSVFEEKRYFRQGHHVGVFETDLGRIGLIICYDVFFPEVSRLTRLEGAQLIICISASPAVRKAFFETLTVARAMENTAFLAYVNLVGIEDGLQFWGGSRLVGPNGRIIVSAKYDEEDLVIGEIDYTEIRQVEPFVPTLKDLRPEIFDKLKEKAENL; from the coding sequence ATGAAACAAAGGTTTAGGGTTGCCTTAGCCCAAATAAACTGCCAACGAGGAGACAAAGAAGCCAACACGCAAAAAATTGAAGAATATACTAAAAGGGCAAAACAACAAAACGCGGACCTCGTAATTTTCCCAGAACTTTCATTGACAGGCTACATGCTTGGAGACGAACTTTACAAACTGGCAGAAACCATTCCTGGCCCCTCAACGAATAGGATAGAGCGTATAGCCCAAGAGCAAGAAGCCTATATTATCTTTGGAATGCCGGAATTAAGCGAGAAAACCCAAGCTACACTATATAACACCGCCGTCATTGTGGGACCGCAGGGCTTAATCGGAAGATATCGAAAAATGTATTTGCCAACCCATAGCGTATTTGAGGAGAAAAGGTATTTCAGACAAGGACACCATGTCGGAGTCTTCGAAACGGACCTTGGGAGGATAGGGTTAATCATATGTTATGACGTCTTTTTCCCCGAGGTAAGTCGCCTAACAAGACTTGAAGGCGCGCAGTTAATTATTTGTATCTCAGCCTCACCCGCCGTCCGTAAAGCATTCTTCGAAACCCTAACAGTTGCAAGAGCCATGGAAAACACAGCATTCCTAGCATACGTGAACCTCGTCGGCATAGAAGATGGGCTACAGTTCTGGGGAGGAAGTAGACTAGTGGGCCCAAATGGAAGGATCATTGTATCAGCTAAGTATGACGAGGAAGACCTCGTGATAGGCGAAATTGATTACACTGAAATACGTCAAGTAGAACCTTTCGTACCGACATTGAAAGACCTGCGCCCAGAAATCTTTGACAAACTAAAAGAAAAAGCAGAAAACCTTTGA
- the glyA gene encoding serine hydroxymethyltransferase has translation MTPREEYDYVLGLLQKHHEWFRECISLIASENIPSPAVREALTTDFGNRYAEGWPGERVYAGCRFIDQVEFKCIELMKRLFDAEFVDVRPISGVVANLVVYTAFTEPGDVMMALSIPCGGHITMGKKELGGTAGAVHGLVVEYLPLDYKELNIDVDKAKQRIEKLAAEGRPPKLVMFGASVFPFPHPVKELADTIHSVGGIVGYDAAHVAGLIAGKCFQDPLREGADVVSLSTHKTFFGPQHGGVLSWEEYADRIKRATFPGMVSNHHLHAVAGVAIAAAELLEFGREYARQVIRNAKALAQALYERGFNVLAEHKGFTESHVILIDVTKQGDGGTIEKMLENANIIVNRNLLPWDIKEGRHFQNPGGIRLGVSEVTRLGMRESEMIEIAEFMKRVVIDKEPPEKVKADVVEFRKGYQKVHYCFENATEAYQYIKIR, from the coding sequence CTGACACCCCGTGAAGAATACGATTATGTATTAGGGCTTCTCCAGAAACATCATGAATGGTTCCGTGAATGCATCTCCCTAATTGCAAGCGAGAATATCCCCAGCCCGGCGGTGCGGGAGGCACTAACAACAGATTTTGGAAACCGTTATGCTGAAGGCTGGCCTGGAGAGCGGGTTTATGCCGGATGCCGCTTTATAGATCAAGTGGAGTTTAAGTGTATTGAACTTATGAAAAGGCTTTTCGACGCGGAATTTGTGGATGTCCGACCGATTTCAGGTGTTGTGGCAAATCTTGTCGTTTACACGGCTTTTACAGAACCCGGCGACGTCATGATGGCCTTGTCAATACCATGCGGCGGCCACATTACAATGGGGAAAAAGGAGTTGGGGGGCACAGCTGGAGCCGTCCACGGCTTAGTGGTGGAATACCTTCCTCTGGATTATAAGGAGTTGAACATTGACGTGGATAAGGCAAAACAGCGAATTGAAAAACTTGCGGCAGAGGGGAGGCCGCCGAAGCTTGTGATGTTTGGAGCCAGCGTATTCCCATTCCCCCATCCAGTAAAAGAGTTAGCGGACACAATTCACTCGGTGGGCGGCATAGTTGGTTATGACGCGGCACACGTCGCAGGACTCATCGCTGGAAAATGCTTCCAAGACCCGTTGAGGGAGGGAGCCGACGTTGTAAGTCTTAGCACTCACAAAACATTCTTTGGACCACAACATGGTGGAGTTCTCTCATGGGAAGAATATGCGGATAGAATAAAGAGGGCGACGTTTCCGGGAATGGTGAGCAATCACCATCTACATGCAGTGGCAGGAGTGGCCATCGCTGCCGCCGAACTGCTCGAGTTCGGAAGGGAATATGCCCGTCAAGTGATCAGAAACGCGAAGGCCCTTGCCCAAGCCCTCTATGAACGCGGCTTCAATGTTTTGGCTGAACATAAGGGGTTCACGGAGTCCCATGTGATCCTTATAGATGTGACAAAACAGGGTGATGGTGGCACCATTGAAAAAATGCTTGAGAACGCAAATATAATAGTAAATAGGAATCTCTTGCCCTGGGACATTAAGGAGGGACGGCACTTCCAGAACCCCGGAGGCATAAGGCTTGGCGTTTCAGAGGTTACTAGGCTTGGAATGCGTGAATCCGAAATGATTGAGATAGCCGAATTCATGAAACGAGTAGTAATAGATAAGGAGCCCCCGGAAAAGGTTAAGGCGGATGTGGTGGAGTTCAGAAAAGGCTATCAGAAAGTGCATTACTGCTTTGAAAACGCAACAGAGGCTTACCAGTACATAAAAATCCGTTAG
- a CDS encoding DUF488 domain-containing protein: MEKTTIWTIGHSNRSINTFLELLKEHKIQVLVDVRSFPTSKSEHFKRENMEKWLPENGIEYLWLGKELGGYRKGGYEKHMQTKIFREGVKNLLEIAAQKRTCIMCMEVNPKYCHRRFIAAHLERKGVKVIHIIAKGQQSLQ, from the coding sequence TTGGAAAAAACAACCATCTGGACAATTGGACACAGCAACCGCTCCATAAACACCTTCCTTGAACTTTTAAAGGAGCATAAAATCCAAGTGCTGGTGGATGTCCGCAGTTTTCCAACGTCAAAAAGTGAGCATTTCAAAAGAGAGAACATGGAAAAGTGGCTCCCAGAAAATGGAATAGAATATCTATGGCTTGGAAAGGAACTGGGGGGCTACCGGAAGGGCGGCTATGAAAAACATATGCAAACAAAAATCTTCAGGGAGGGCGTAAAGAACCTTTTGGAGATTGCCGCCCAAAAAAGGACATGCATAATGTGCATGGAGGTGAACCCCAAATACTGCCATAGAAGATTCATTGCCGCCCACCTCGAAAGAAAGGGCGTAAAGGTGATTCATATAATTGCTAAAGGTCAGCAAAGCCTCCAGTAA
- a CDS encoding geranylgeranylglyceryl/heptaprenylglyceryl phosphate synthase, with protein MVGAVEKYLLDKIHVEGAIHITLIDPEKVTPPQASLIAEKARASGTSAIMVGGSTFVSTKHLDDMVKTIKRAVELPVILFPNNVTSISRYADAIWFMSLLNSADPYFIIGAQVLGAPLVRKYNLEPIPMGYIIVGEGGTAGIIGKAIPIPYDKPELAAAHALAGQYLGMRFIYLEAGSGAKKPVPQEMIRAVKCCIDVPLIVGGGIRSKDQAIAAVSAGANIIVTGNVVEDGCVEDRVSQIIQGIKQGKMQA; from the coding sequence ATGGTGGGCGCTGTAGAAAAGTATCTACTCGATAAAATTCACGTAGAAGGCGCCATCCACATAACCCTCATTGATCCGGAAAAGGTAACTCCCCCTCAAGCATCCTTGATTGCTGAAAAGGCAAGGGCCAGCGGAACATCGGCCATAATGGTGGGCGGGTCCACTTTTGTATCAACAAAACACCTCGATGACATGGTTAAAACGATAAAGCGGGCAGTTGAGCTTCCCGTGATTCTGTTTCCAAACAACGTGACCAGCATAAGCCGTTACGCAGACGCCATTTGGTTCATGTCACTATTAAATTCTGCTGACCCATACTTTATAATAGGCGCTCAAGTCTTAGGGGCACCTTTGGTTCGAAAGTATAATCTAGAACCCATACCAATGGGATATATCATTGTAGGCGAAGGCGGCACCGCTGGCATAATCGGAAAGGCCATCCCCATACCCTACGATAAGCCGGAATTGGCGGCGGCCCACGCGTTGGCAGGGCAATACCTTGGCATGCGTTTTATATATCTAGAGGCTGGCTCTGGCGCGAAGAAACCGGTGCCCCAAGAGATGATTCGAGCTGTTAAATGTTGCATAGACGTGCCCTTGATTGTGGGCGGGGGAATAAGATCCAAAGATCAAGCCATAGCCGCTGTGTCTGCTGGAGCTAATATAATAGTTACGGGTAACGTTGTGGAAGATGGCTGTGTTGAGGATCGTGTGTCCCAGATTATTCAAGGAATAAAGCAGGGCAAAATGCAAGCCTAA
- a CDS encoding DNA polymerase II large subunit — MNASVSASYARYVEGLERQLEELYSICQKARAKGLDPSLEPECKIARDMADLVEGLVGPKGVAERIRELSQRLPREELAFKIAEEIVYGKFGHMEPEAAAEQAVRTALAILTEGLTAAPVQGIAQVKIKMNPDHTKYLAIYFAGPIRSAGGTDQALTLVIGDFIRRLLGLDRYKPTDEEIARFIEEIRLYERSVSRFQYHVSDEELWRALKWIPVEVNGTETDPIEVSSYRNLPRIETNRVRGGALRVVNDGVVGRASKVWAIVEKLGIQGWDWLKDIRKMSEKKSAGFMDDIVAGRPIFSFPSRPGGFRLRYGRSRNTGLTAVGIHPATMLVLQGFIAVGTQLRLELPGKGGIAVPVDALEPPIVKLRGGSVVRVTLENFADIRGQIEKILFLGDILVSFGDFLYQGKTLVPAGYAEEWWVEDLRKAVAADFNGDIERAAVHVGIAPEKLRGFMEDPFANKPSFAEAVDIAVKLKVPLHPTFTPFWSSLGSVEQLVVLRFWLLKSSVEYDGEYACRIVGENSVEVKQALEALCLPHRVLDGKIVVEGSEASAFAFCLGHKRSNVDLSDSKSVLDAIMKLSGVIVRDKAPTFVGARMGRPEKAKRREMKPLVHVLFPIGLAGGSQRDIVEACKNGSVYVEIARLKCPNCNEYMFRSKCPICGAGTVLELACPRCGRTLNGGGVCPVCKASAVPYGKRLVDTKRLLEEACSNLGVPTPKILKGVKGLTNEAKIPEILEKGVLRAKYDLSVYKDGTIRFDATNAPLTHFKPAEIGVPVEKLVQLGYHHDIHGKPLTSPEQICELKVQDVVIPVKCAEYFVRVANFLDELLERVYGLSPYYNVKGIEDLVGHLVVGLAPHTSVGILGRIIGFTNLNVCYAHPLWHSAKRRDCDGDEDALMLALDTLLNFSRKFLPAQIGGIMDAPLLLVPIVNPREVQRQAHDFDVAKAYPLEFYEKAMERVEAKHLSPIIDLIEHRLGTEAQYEGFSFTVPTSNISLGVEESAYKRFKTMMDKLNGQLALAEKIAAVDARKVALKVLVKHFIRDIAGNLRAFSTQGFRCKACNKRFRRLPLRGKCPQCGGELTLTVYRGGIEKYLEAAEHIIRKYNLPKYYAQRLSLMRDEIVSLFESKKPRQISLVDFA, encoded by the coding sequence ATGAACGCGTCGGTGAGTGCTTCTTATGCAAGATACGTGGAAGGCTTAGAGAGGCAGCTTGAAGAGTTATATTCTATATGCCAAAAAGCTAGGGCGAAGGGCCTTGATCCCTCTCTGGAACCTGAATGTAAAATTGCAAGGGATATGGCTGATCTTGTAGAGGGCCTCGTTGGCCCTAAGGGAGTTGCTGAAAGGATTAGAGAGCTGAGCCAAAGGCTTCCAAGGGAAGAATTGGCGTTTAAGATCGCCGAGGAAATTGTTTATGGAAAATTTGGGCACATGGAGCCCGAAGCTGCCGCCGAACAAGCCGTGCGAACAGCTCTGGCAATTTTGACTGAGGGGCTTACTGCCGCACCAGTTCAAGGAATTGCCCAGGTTAAAATTAAGATGAATCCAGATCACACAAAGTATTTGGCTATTTACTTTGCTGGTCCAATCCGTTCTGCAGGCGGCACAGATCAAGCGTTAACGCTTGTCATTGGTGACTTTATACGTAGGCTTTTGGGGTTGGACCGTTACAAGCCCACCGACGAGGAGATTGCCCGCTTCATAGAGGAGATTAGGCTTTACGAGCGTTCTGTGAGCCGATTCCAATATCACGTTTCAGATGAAGAGCTCTGGAGGGCTTTGAAGTGGATTCCCGTGGAGGTAAACGGTACAGAGACAGATCCAATTGAGGTTTCCTCGTATCGCAACCTTCCAAGGATTGAAACTAATAGGGTGCGAGGCGGCGCATTACGTGTCGTTAATGATGGTGTCGTTGGGCGGGCTTCAAAGGTTTGGGCAATTGTGGAAAAGCTCGGGATTCAAGGATGGGACTGGCTTAAGGATATACGGAAAATGTCTGAGAAAAAATCCGCTGGCTTTATGGACGACATAGTTGCTGGCCGCCCAATATTCTCCTTCCCATCTAGACCCGGGGGTTTCCGTCTACGTTACGGAAGATCAAGAAATACGGGGTTAACGGCGGTGGGCATTCATCCAGCCACAATGCTTGTCCTGCAGGGATTTATTGCCGTGGGCACACAGCTTCGCCTAGAGCTTCCCGGGAAAGGAGGCATAGCCGTTCCCGTGGATGCTTTGGAACCGCCCATTGTCAAACTGCGGGGCGGTTCTGTTGTTAGAGTAACTTTGGAAAACTTTGCCGATATCAGGGGCCAAATTGAGAAAATCCTGTTTCTAGGCGACATTCTAGTCAGTTTTGGAGATTTCTTGTATCAAGGGAAGACGCTGGTTCCCGCTGGATATGCGGAGGAGTGGTGGGTTGAAGATTTGAGGAAAGCTGTAGCCGCCGACTTCAATGGAGACATAGAAAGAGCTGCGGTTCACGTTGGGATAGCCCCTGAAAAACTTCGAGGTTTCATGGAGGATCCGTTTGCGAACAAGCCTTCTTTTGCGGAGGCCGTGGATATTGCCGTTAAATTGAAGGTGCCGCTTCATCCAACTTTTACACCTTTCTGGTCGAGTTTAGGTTCTGTTGAGCAACTCGTCGTCTTGAGGTTTTGGCTCTTAAAGTCCAGCGTTGAATATGACGGTGAGTATGCATGTCGCATTGTCGGTGAGAACAGCGTGGAGGTTAAACAGGCCCTTGAAGCATTATGTTTGCCTCATAGGGTTCTGGATGGCAAGATTGTGGTGGAGGGCAGTGAGGCGTCTGCTTTTGCCTTCTGCCTAGGCCATAAACGTTCTAATGTTGACTTATCAGACAGCAAATCCGTTTTGGACGCTATCATGAAGCTTTCCGGCGTCATTGTTAGGGATAAGGCGCCCACGTTTGTTGGGGCAAGGATGGGGCGACCTGAAAAGGCGAAAAGACGGGAGATGAAACCCCTTGTGCATGTGCTTTTCCCCATAGGCTTGGCGGGGGGATCGCAGAGAGACATAGTTGAGGCTTGTAAAAATGGAAGCGTCTATGTAGAGATTGCGAGGTTGAAATGCCCAAATTGTAATGAGTATATGTTTAGGTCAAAGTGTCCAATATGCGGGGCTGGAACGGTCCTGGAGCTTGCTTGTCCCCGCTGCGGCAGAACACTAAATGGTGGTGGAGTCTGTCCAGTCTGCAAGGCATCCGCAGTCCCTTATGGAAAAAGGCTTGTTGACACTAAGAGGCTCCTTGAGGAGGCTTGTAGTAACCTCGGGGTTCCGACACCGAAGATTTTGAAGGGCGTTAAGGGGTTGACTAATGAGGCAAAGATTCCTGAGATTCTCGAGAAGGGTGTCTTGAGGGCAAAGTATGATTTATCTGTGTACAAGGATGGCACAATTCGTTTTGATGCAACAAACGCCCCTTTAACCCATTTCAAGCCAGCTGAAATTGGTGTTCCAGTCGAGAAACTTGTTCAACTTGGCTATCACCACGATATCCATGGTAAACCATTGACAAGTCCGGAGCAGATCTGTGAGTTAAAAGTGCAGGACGTGGTGATTCCCGTTAAATGCGCAGAATATTTTGTTCGTGTCGCTAACTTTCTGGACGAACTTCTGGAGAGGGTTTATGGTCTCTCACCATACTATAACGTTAAAGGCATCGAAGATCTTGTGGGTCATTTGGTTGTTGGCTTAGCCCCCCATACCTCTGTGGGCATTTTGGGGCGAATAATTGGTTTCACAAACTTAAATGTGTGTTATGCTCATCCCCTTTGGCACTCAGCTAAACGCAGAGACTGTGATGGTGACGAAGACGCTTTAATGCTTGCCTTGGACACGCTGCTGAACTTTTCAAGGAAATTTTTGCCAGCCCAGATTGGCGGGATAATGGATGCTCCATTACTGCTTGTACCAATTGTTAATCCTCGGGAGGTGCAGAGGCAAGCCCACGACTTTGATGTTGCAAAAGCTTACCCGCTTGAATTCTATGAAAAAGCCATGGAAAGAGTTGAAGCCAAACATTTAAGCCCCATCATAGACCTCATTGAACATAGACTTGGAACGGAAGCCCAATATGAAGGCTTCAGCTTCACAGTGCCTACTTCAAACATAAGCCTAGGAGTTGAGGAAAGCGCATATAAACGGTTTAAGACGATGATGGACAAACTTAATGGGCAGCTTGCCCTTGCCGAAAAAATCGCAGCCGTTGACGCTCGAAAAGTGGCATTAAAGGTTTTGGTGAAGCATTTCATTCGCGATATCGCTGGAAACTTAAGGGCATTTTCAACTCAAGGCTTCAGATGTAAAGCATGTAATAAGCGATTTCGCCGTCTGCCGCTTAGGGGCAAGTGTCCGCAGTGTGGGGGCGAATTAACCCTAACGGTTTACCGGGGTGGTATAGAAAAATATCTGGAGGCAGCGGAGCACATAATTCGGAAGTATAACCTGCCAAAGTATTATGCCCAGAGACTAAGCCTTATGAGGGATGAGATTGTCTCCTTGTTCGAGAGCAAAAAGCCCAGGCAAATCAGCCTCGTAGACTTTGCTTAG
- a CDS encoding winged helix-turn-helix domain-containing protein: MPKESFHPNAYLTDFRNVKMGLKTRTAILEVLEKTPAGAKEIANRTGLQYNVVLHHLKLLEAKGIVQRKSGRPSTWMLTGLGQKRLG, from the coding sequence ATGCCCAAGGAGAGTTTTCATCCAAACGCCTACTTGACAGACTTTAGAAATGTTAAGATGGGATTGAAAACGAGAACGGCTATTCTAGAGGTTCTGGAGAAGACTCCGGCTGGTGCAAAGGAAATAGCAAATAGAACTGGTCTTCAATACAATGTTGTGCTGCATCACCTGAAGCTTCTAGAGGCAAAGGGCATTGTTCAACGGAAGAGTGGCAGACCCTCCACTTGGATGCTTACCGGGCTTGGGCAAAAACGCCTAGGCTAG